The window TAGTCTTTGGAATCATCTATGCACAATCGCCGACTTTCTTCACCAAGCAAGCTGCTACTTTGGATCGATCACTCGGGCCAAACTTCGACATTCCACCTGCATCATTACAGGGCTTCATTGCCATCTGCATTCTCATATTCATTCCTATATATGATTGCCTACTCGTACCCTTTGCTAGAAGCCTTACCGGAAAACCCTCCGGTATATCAGTCCTTCAGAGAATTGGAACTGGTCTGTTCATATCGATTGCGTGTATGGTTGTTGCAGCAATTATAGAGAAAAGACGACTCAACATTGCCCTGCATTACGGACTTATAGACTTGCCTAAGGCGACGGTCCCTATGAGTATATGGTGGCTACTTCCTCAGTATGCCATCTCTGGGATTGCAGATGCTTTTACTATAGTTGGTCTGCAAGAATTTTTCTATGAACAAGTACCTGTTGAATTGAGAAGTGTCGGAATGTCCCTATATCTGACTGTTTTAGGTATTGGTAGCCTTTTGAGCAGCATTCTTGTGTCTCTTGTTGATAAGCTATCTAGTGGTGAAATGGGTAGTAGTTGGTTATCAGATAACTTGAACAGGGCACATCTTGATTACTTTTATTGGCTGCTTGCTGGGATTAGCACTCTAGGGTTGGTTCTCTTCATGCATTTTTCAAGATCATACATATACACCAATAGCAAGGTTCATTTGTGAAGGTACGGATTTCCAGTATCTTTTTTTTCTTCGACTCAGCTGTAAGTGTTGCATGCAACTTGTTTCTTTGGTATCATCAGCACGAAGGCCGAGTATTGATTATTGAACCGTACGTTCAGACTGTTTAGTGTCTACTGGAAATCATAGTGTAACATGTAAATCCAAATAATGGAGATTTTTCTTTCAGTGTAAATAAAGTTGCCAAGGGTTCTAAACTTTGGTCATGAATGATTTTATCTCGTACGCTACCGCAATGTATTGATGAAATTTGTTGAATTCAAGCCTCTGTATAATCACGGACCATTGACTTTGTCAAATGAATGCCAGATCACTTTTGTTGTTTGTAAATTatgagcttttttttttttttttttttttttttttttttttggtatagaatatatgtttagcTTCACTATTATATTAATTGGTTTGTAATTTGAATCCAACAAAGAAAAAGGAGTAACCCATGTGCATTGGATCTGGGTGATATTAAGAAAATGAGTAAAATTTGATCTCTCTCTTTCACAAAGGTAAGGAAAGAAAACATCACATGCATTTTACAGCTTACACTCCCTACTTGATGACTTAACTATATTCACTATTATTAACCTCATAATCTTATTTCATAGGTAGCGGAATCAGAATTTGAAGTATAGAAAACGTAATCTTCACGATCTTGGGAAACAGTTGTGCTTACTACTTACTAGCCCCTCGCTCCGTTAATAAGTTAATTGTTAGGAAGAATTGGTCAACCATAGCCATATCTACCCACTAATGTGCAGAATGTGGAGATATATATTTTTTTAGGATGTTTATTGTTTAATATGCAGTGGAACCAAAAATAATATACTTTAAATAAATGGACATATGCAGCACACCATGAATAGTTGGTTGAACAGTTGAACTTGTCCTATCTGATTGTGCAGTATAATAGTAGTGATATTATCTACTAGTTGTCTACATGCACAGGAGTTGAACATAGCAATGGTCAACTCTAAGAATACCATTGTTACAGTTTCAACTTCTTGCGAACCTCTTTGCACTCCTCTAGTCCTTCCACATGATGAAGAACATACCGTGGCGGCTACTGTGGATTATAAGCACAATCCCGCTGTTCGATCAAAGACTGGGCGGTGGAGATCCGCTGCTTTCATTATTGGTAATTTGGTATCTCTATGGTTATTTTAATCATTCTTTTCAACGTTTTTTGTACTCGAATGCAGATTTTTTAAATAGCGGCTGAAAATTGGAATAGTGGTTAAGATTTGTATCTCTTCCCTTAACCAAATAGCCCATTACTCCCTCCGTCtgaatcatttatttaccttggtGGGTTGCTAGACATTTGTTATTGTTgtatgaattttatgattttgAACTGGGTATTAACCATTAAGCATTGTCTTTAACTGTCAATGGTAGGGGTGGCGACGGCGGAATTGATAGTAGATTCTGGGGTACAGGGTAACTTGATCAACTTTTTAACGGGGGAGTTAGGGCAGTCAATTGCGACGGCAGCAGCGAATGTCAATGCTTGGGCCGGTGTGGCCTCTTTGCTTCCTATTTTTGGGGCTATCATAGCTGATTCTTATTTCGGAAAGTACTGTACTGTTATAGCTGCATCTCTCCTTTACATCTTGGTTAGTTCATTCACATTTttactctgttttttttttgtttaagatATTGGTTTCATCTTTATATTATTAATTTTTGGATTTTGATATGGTATTTGGGTTGGTGAGGATGTTGGGAAGCAGGGCCATCTAATAGCATGGTTAAAAATTTATCAGAATGCAGCGGGGCCTAGCAATCAGTTTAACAAGACAATAAAACTTCAATGTGATAAAAAGGCATGCCATTGCTCTTGTCACACTGGTGCAAGTGTGCAACACACTCTCCTATTGTTCTCATTTGCTACTTGAATGCTTAGGTTTTAGTATCGTTTGCTGCAAAATTTTAGTTTTGTCTATTATTTGGGAGGTTCAAATTGATTTTAGTTTTTCACCGGGACTCTCAAATTTATTCAATGGCCCCCGTGGAAAGTGTGAATTGGAATGTGGGAACAAACTAGTAAGAAATCGACTATTATCCTCATTGCAGGGCGGAGCTAGGATTTGGGATAGCACATAGCCGTGAGAGAGGGCCTAAAACATTTATTGCAGGGCAAAGCTAGGATTTTTGAAGATATAGTTGGTTTGATAGGAAAATAACATTGCTCCATCCTCCCTCTCATTCCCTCATACTATTGGAAGGACTGACTAGCTTGCTCTTTGTTTGACATAGGAATGTCTCTAATGTTTATTTCTTGGTACAAGTTATCGCGTTCATTAGTAAACACTCGTTTTTCGTCTTCATACCCCAACCTGGGTAATGGGAGGGGTTTAGTTTggatgaacaaaaaaaaaaaatgctaaGCATTGATCCTTGTAACATAAAGATGTAATCTAATGATGTGGGATGGTAACAGGGGTTAGGCTTGCTAACACTATCAGCAATGCTTACTTCTCTTAATTCACCAATTCATGGAGGGATCGTCAAGAGCATACCCAAATGTTCGCCTCGTTTTCAGGCAATCATTTTCTTTGGTGCCCTCTATCTGGTGGCTCTTGGGCAAGGTGGGTTCAAGCCTTGTCTTCAGGCTTTTGGTGCTGATCAGTTCGATGGCGACCATCCTGCAGAAAGCAAAGCTAAAAGCTCTTATTTTAATTGGTGCTTTTTCGGGTTGTCCTTGGGTGCGCTGCTAGGGACAGGAGTCTTGAGCTATGTTCAAGATAACCTTAGCTGGTGTCTTGGGTTTGGGATACCGTGCTTTATCATGGTGATTGCACTCTTGTTATTCATCCTTCGAACTTTCTCTTATCGTTTTATCAAGAAAAGTGAAGAACTAACTCCGATCTTGAGGATTGGAAGAGTCTTCGTCCGCGCTGTAAAGAATCGGCATGCCAAGAGCCTTCTGCCTATGGACGAAGAGGAAACTCAATTCAGGTATATGAATAATCTTTTCCTTTTTTATTGATTGGTTTTCATTCATTTGTAAAATGGTTCAACACGCAATTATTTTCTTAAAAGTGAAATAAGGTTTGTCCTATGGTGctgtttttttctttcttcttctggTGGCGGAGTGACTTAATCCATTTTTTCGCTCAAGATTGTATAATAGACTTATGCCAATAACTACTATAGAATTAGAAAGCCTTTGTATTTATTTCTTTGAGAGAAGTTTGTGATGATGTCATTTTTATATGAAGGATATCATATTAGGGTTTCGATTTTGACTATTATGCTAGAGAAGGTGGAGTTAATGGACATATTGCCTATTTTGATGTCGATGGGAATGATTATTCAGCCATGTGGGTATGAGAATTTTGGTGTTTATGGCTTTTCTTCTTTAGATTGTTGGGTTATTGTTAGAGTTTGATGTAGTTATTCTGGTGTTTTTGTTTCGATCTTTTGGCTACTGCACTTGCTGTGGACTGTTAAGATTCTTCCGGTATTTTTTCTTGATGGTCCTCAAGCTTCTGAGTTCTGTTATTCCTAATAAATCTACTAAATGAAGAACTCGCTTTTCTTAGGTTCCTTGATAAAGCTCTCCATGTGCCTGACACTTCAGATGTAGCTGTAGCTATTAGTAATAGCGAGGTTGAAGAAGCAAAGGCATTACTCAGGCTTTTTCCAATATGGGCAACAACTTTAGTTTTTGGAATCATCTTTGCACAATCGTCGACTTTCTTCACCAAGCAAGCTGCTACTTTGGATCGATCACTCGGGCCAAACTTCGACATTCCACCTGCATCACTACAGTCCTTCGGTGCCATCTGCATTTTCATATTCATACCTATATATGATTGCCTACTTGTACCCTTTGCTAGAAACCTTACGGGAAAACCTTCTGGTATATCAGTCCTTCAGAGAATTGGATCCGGTCTGTTCTTATCGATTGTGTGTATGGTTATTGCAGCAATTACAGAGAAAAGGCGACTCAACATTGCCCTGGATTACGGACTTATAGACTTGCCTAACGCAATGGTCCCTATGAGTATATGGTGGCTACTTCCTCAGTCTGCTATCTCTGGAATTGCAGATGCTTTTACTATAGTTGGTCTGCAAGAGTTTTTCTATGAACAAGTACCTGTTGAATTGAGAAGTGTCGGAATGTCCCTATATCTGACTGTTTTAGGTATTGGTAGCCTTTTGAGCAGCATTCTTGTGTCCCTTGTTGATAAGCTATCTAGTGGTGAAATGGAAAGTAGTTGGTTATCAGATAACTTGAACAGGGCACATCTTGATTACTTTTATTGGCTTCTTGCTGGGCTTAGCACTCTAGGGTTGGTTCTCTTCATGCATTTTTCAAGATCATACATATACACCAATACCAAGGTTCATTTGTGAAGGTACGGAtttccagttttttttttttttttccttcgaCTCAGCTGTAAGTGTTGCATGCAAGTATGCAACTTGTTTCTTTGGTATCATCAGCACGAAGGCCGAGTATTGATTATTGAACCGTACGGTCAGACTGTTGTGTCTATGGGAAATCATAGTGTAACATGTAAATCCAAATAATGGAGATTTTTCTCAGTGTAAATAAATTTGCCAAGGGTTCTAAACTTTGGTCATGAATGATTTTATCTCGTATGCTACCGCGATGTATTGGAGATATAGAAGATGCATAATTTCCATTTACAACACACTTTAATAATAATGAAAATGCAATAATGCATATATTTGTG of the Silene latifolia isolate original U9 population unplaced genomic scaffold, ASM4854445v1 scaffold_469, whole genome shotgun sequence genome contains:
- the LOC141639615 gene encoding protein NRT1/ PTR FAMILY 5.10-like isoform X2, with product MVNSKNTIVTVSTSCEPLCTPLVLPHDEEHTVAATVDYKHNPAVRSKTGRWRSAAFIIGVATAELIVDSGVQGNLINFLTGELGQSIATAAANVNAWAGVASLLPIFGAIIADSYFGKYCTVIAASLLYILGLGLLTLSAMLTSLNSPIHGGIVKSIPKCSPRFQAIIFFGALYLVALGQGGFKPCLQAFGADQFDGDHPAESKAKSSYFNWCFFGLSLGALLGTGVLSYVQDNLSWCLGFGIPCFIMVIALLLFILRTFSYRFIKKSEELTPILRIGRVFVRAVKNRHAKSLLPMDEEETQFRFLDKALHVPDTSDVAVAISNSEVEEAKALLRLFPIWATTLVFGIIFAQSSTFFTKQAATLDRSLGPNFDIPPASLQSFGAICIFIFIPIYDCLLVPFARNLTGKPSGISVLQRIGSGLFLSIVCMVIAAITEKRRLNIALDYGLIDLPNAMVPMSIWWLLPQSAISGIADAFTIVGLQEFFYEQVPVELRSVGMSLYLTVLGHILITFIGFLLGLAL
- the LOC141639615 gene encoding protein NRT1/ PTR FAMILY 5.10-like isoform X1, encoding MVNSKNTIVTVSTSCEPLCTPLVLPHDEEHTVAATVDYKHNPAVRSKTGRWRSAAFIIGVATAELIVDSGVQGNLINFLTGELGQSIATAAANVNAWAGVASLLPIFGAIIADSYFGKYCTVIAASLLYILGLGLLTLSAMLTSLNSPIHGGIVKSIPKCSPRFQAIIFFGALYLVALGQGGFKPCLQAFGADQFDGDHPAESKAKSSYFNWCFFGLSLGALLGTGVLSYVQDNLSWCLGFGIPCFIMVIALLLFILRTFSYRFIKKSEELTPILRIGRVFVRAVKNRHAKSLLPMDEEETQFRFLDKALHVPDTSDVAVAISNSEVEEAKALLRLFPIWATTLVFGIIFAQSSTFFTKQAATLDRSLGPNFDIPPASLQSFGAICIFIFIPIYDCLLVPFARNLTGKPSGISVLQRIGSGLFLSIVCMVIAAITEKRRLNIALDYGLIDLPNAMVPMSIWWLLPQSAISGIADAFTIVGLQEFFYEQVPVELRSVGMSLYLTVLGIGSLLSSILVSLVDKLSSGEMESSWLSDNLNRAHLDYFYWLLAGLSTLGLVLFMHFSRSYIYTNTKVHL